One Candidatus Acidiferrales bacterium genomic region harbors:
- a CDS encoding SDR family oxidoreductase, whose product MPEKPLAGQVALVTGGAKRIGHSIIEKLAVEGADIVINYASSQMEAESLASEIRKLGLRALAIPANVSKKQDVQRMFQTIEREFSRLDILVNNAGMFFEADFLDLTEEQWDNIMATNLKAQFLCAQAAAPLLKRNGRGHIINISSLGGILPWPKFTHYCVSKAGVIMLTRCLARALAPEILVNSVAPGTIQFPGEAPDEDFIRRAPLRRTGKGSDIADAVFYLASSDFVTGQILAVDGGRSLT is encoded by the coding sequence ATGCCTGAAAAACCGCTTGCTGGTCAGGTCGCGCTCGTCACGGGCGGCGCAAAACGCATTGGACACAGCATCATCGAAAAACTCGCCGTGGAAGGCGCGGATATCGTCATCAACTACGCTTCCTCGCAGATGGAAGCGGAGAGCCTCGCCTCCGAAATCCGCAAGTTGGGCCTCCGCGCGCTGGCCATTCCCGCGAATGTTTCCAAGAAACAGGATGTCCAGCGCATGTTTCAGACGATCGAACGCGAATTTTCGCGTCTCGATATTCTCGTCAATAACGCCGGCATGTTTTTCGAAGCCGACTTTCTCGACTTGACGGAAGAGCAGTGGGACAACATCATGGCGACGAACCTGAAAGCGCAATTTCTCTGCGCGCAGGCCGCCGCGCCGCTCTTGAAGCGCAATGGCCGCGGCCACATCATCAACATTTCATCGCTTGGAGGAATTCTTCCGTGGCCCAAATTCACTCATTATTGCGTTTCAAAGGCCGGCGTCATCATGCTGACGCGCTGCCTGGCCCGCGCCCTCGCGCCGGAAATCCTCGTCAATAGCGTCGCGCCCGGCACAATTCAGTTCCCCGGCGAGGCTCCCGACGAGGATTTTATCCGCCGCGCACCGTTGCGCCGCACCGGCAAAGGCTCGGACATCGCCGACGCTGTGTTTTATTTGGCCTCTTCGGATTTTGTCACTGGCCAGATTCTCGCAGTCGATGGCGGGCGCAGCCTCACCTAG
- the hemB gene encoding porphobilinogen synthase, with the protein MSFPMHRPRRLRRNEAIRSLVRETRPSTTGLVYPMFVCPGTGVQAEVSSMPGIAQQSVDKLVEEAREVADLGIPAVILFGLPEHKDEKGSEAYIASGVVQRGVEAIRKARPDLVVITDVCLCEYTSHGHCGVIRNHEILNDPTLDLLAEMALSHARAGAHIVAPSDMMDGRVAAIRQKLDASGFADVAILSYAAKYCSGFYGPFREAAQSAPQSGDRRSYQMDPANAREALKEVALDLEEGADIIMVKPALPYLDIVHRVRETFDVPVAAYNVSGEYAMVKAAARNGWIEEKRVVLEIFTSIQRAGASIVLTYHAKDVARWLKAC; encoded by the coding sequence ATGAGTTTTCCAATGCATCGCCCGCGCCGCCTGCGCCGCAATGAAGCGATTCGCAGCCTTGTGCGCGAAACACGGCCCTCGACGACTGGTCTTGTTTATCCGATGTTCGTTTGCCCCGGCACGGGCGTGCAGGCCGAGGTGAGTTCGATGCCCGGAATTGCACAGCAATCGGTGGATAAGCTCGTCGAAGAAGCGCGTGAAGTCGCCGACCTTGGCATTCCTGCGGTCATTCTTTTCGGTTTGCCCGAGCATAAGGACGAGAAGGGAAGTGAAGCCTATATCGCCTCCGGAGTTGTGCAGCGCGGCGTCGAGGCGATTCGCAAGGCGCGTCCGGATTTGGTGGTCATTACCGATGTGTGCCTCTGCGAATATACGAGCCACGGCCATTGCGGCGTGATCCGCAATCATGAAATTCTCAACGATCCCACGCTGGATTTGCTGGCAGAGATGGCCCTTTCTCACGCTCGCGCCGGTGCGCACATCGTCGCGCCATCGGACATGATGGATGGCCGCGTCGCAGCGATACGCCAGAAGCTTGATGCTTCGGGTTTTGCCGATGTGGCAATCCTTTCCTATGCCGCGAAGTATTGCTCCGGATTTTACGGGCCATTTCGCGAAGCCGCGCAATCCGCGCCGCAATCGGGCGACCGGCGCAGTTACCAGATGGATCCCGCGAATGCGCGCGAGGCGCTGAAGGAAGTTGCGCTCGATTTAGAAGAAGGCGCGGACATCATCATGGTTAAGCCCGCGCTACCTTATCTTGACATCGTCCATCGCGTCCGTGAAACGTTTGACGTACCGGTCGCTGCCTATAACGTGAGCGGAGAATATGCCATGGTGAAGGCTGCGGCGCGCAACGGGTGGATTGAAGAAAAACGTGTCGTGCTCGAAATCTTCACTTCCATTCAGCGTGCGGGCGCATCGATTGTGCTCACGTATCATGCCAAGGACGTGGCGCGCTGGCTGAAAGCCTGCTGA
- a CDS encoding tyrosine-type recombinase/integrase, whose amino-acid sequence MARPRWQGGWIFQRGRKNPVWVGRFRKDYIADDGSRRRRQCSIVLGAVRDLGKREASRRLSERLAEINQGRHKPEVMLSFERFALERFEPNIYPTLRVSTANGYRWTIRAYLIPALGKLALPEIGTADVQVLLSSLSKRIAPRTVLSVRNRLRKMFGVAKSWGYIASNPADDVQLPALADVREKIVLSPEQMRRLLEELPEPHRTMALVAVLSGLRRGELFGLRWKSVNFAEGSILVCESNYHGEQSQPKTRASRRIVFVDAVVLEALRKIQPEVLDPNGYVFSSGRGTALNPENVRARVLYPACDRAGLPRVGWHSFRYTYATWGNATGENIKALQNQLGHTDPKVTLSVYTQPQPEAQRRLASKIAGVLLPLAPKSGDVGEVVVNEELPIQ is encoded by the coding sequence GTGGCACGTCCGAGATGGCAAGGTGGTTGGATTTTTCAGAGGGGAAGGAAAAATCCCGTGTGGGTTGGCCGATTCCGAAAAGATTACATCGCCGATGATGGCTCGCGTCGCCGTCGCCAGTGCTCGATAGTCTTGGGCGCTGTGCGTGACCTCGGCAAGCGCGAGGCGTCGCGGCGATTGTCGGAACGGCTGGCCGAAATAAATCAGGGCAGACACAAGCCGGAAGTGATGCTCTCGTTCGAGCGTTTCGCGTTGGAGCGTTTCGAGCCGAACATCTATCCGACGTTGCGCGTTTCCACGGCGAACGGCTATCGCTGGACAATCCGGGCGTACTTGATTCCCGCGCTTGGAAAGCTGGCGCTGCCGGAGATCGGGACGGCAGACGTGCAAGTACTTCTCTCTTCGCTCTCGAAGAGGATTGCGCCGCGCACGGTCTTGTCGGTCAGGAATCGTCTGCGGAAAATGTTCGGCGTTGCGAAGAGTTGGGGTTACATCGCATCGAATCCAGCCGATGATGTCCAGTTGCCCGCGCTGGCCGACGTGAGGGAGAAGATCGTGCTCTCGCCGGAGCAAATGCGCCGATTGCTCGAAGAGTTGCCGGAGCCGCATCGCACGATGGCTCTGGTCGCCGTGCTCTCCGGGCTGCGGCGCGGGGAGTTGTTCGGGCTGCGATGGAAAAGCGTCAATTTCGCTGAGGGTTCGATTCTCGTTTGCGAATCGAACTACCACGGAGAGCAATCGCAGCCTAAGACTCGCGCATCGCGTCGCATCGTGTTCGTGGATGCCGTCGTGCTCGAAGCCTTGCGGAAAATTCAGCCGGAAGTTTTAGATCCAAACGGCTACGTTTTTTCGTCGGGCCGGGGTACGGCGCTTAACCCGGAGAATGTCCGTGCTCGCGTGCTCTATCCGGCATGTGACCGGGCCGGGCTTCCGCGCGTGGGCTGGCACAGTTTCCGGTACACTTACGCGACGTGGGGCAATGCGACCGGAGAGAATATCAAGGCGCTGCAAAATCAGTTGGGTCACACGGACCCGAAGGTGACGCTCTCGGTGTACACGCAGCCACAGCCGGAAGCGCAACGTCGGTTGGCGAGCAAAATCGCCGGGGTTTTGCTCCCGCTTGCTCCCAAATCCGGGGATGTTGGAGAGGTTGTCGTAAATGAAGAGTTGCCGATTCAATAA
- a CDS encoding DUF507 family protein, which yields MLLSRDYVGYMSKEIVKRLVERQMIETKTPEHLAERVRQTMNDELGVEDRLNEEVRDILAQHNDEMRKVGASYQEMYKKVKGELARQRKLILR from the coding sequence ATGCTACTCTCTCGCGATTACGTGGGATACATGTCGAAAGAGATCGTCAAGCGCCTCGTCGAGCGTCAAATGATCGAGACGAAGACGCCGGAGCATCTCGCCGAGCGTGTCCGCCAGACAATGAATGACGAATTGGGCGTCGAAGATCGCTTGAATGAAGAGGTCCGCGACATCCTCGCGCAGCACAACGATGAAATGCGCAAAGTGGGCGCCTCCTATCAGGAAATGTATAAGAAAGTGAAAGGCGAGCTCGCACGCCAGAGGAAGTTGATCCTCCGGTAA
- a CDS encoding M48 family metallopeptidase, whose amino-acid sequence MKKTSASVAAFLLAAAMAAPAVFAQSDSVKQGTESDVNAIGNRKVGHGPDMYSIQHEIALGKQLSMEIEKSSKLITDPVVVAYVNKVGQNIVRNSDAQVPFTIKVIDDEHFNAFALPGGFFYVQTGVILHADNEAELAAVMGHEIAHVCARHETRNATKANILQIASIPLIMTLPGTMAGYGIYEGMNFAIPMTYLKFSRDAEREADYLGIQYMYKAGYDPNAFVMAFEKVEAEEKKQPGTIPKIFDTHPPTPDRIEAAQKEIATILPPRQEYIVSTSEFDQVKARIIQIESGEKIQELHDQKPTLKTKQEQQKAQQQGQQQGQGDDAPVLKRRPQ is encoded by the coding sequence ATGAAAAAGACCTCCGCCAGTGTTGCCGCTTTCCTTCTGGCCGCAGCGATGGCCGCACCGGCCGTTTTCGCTCAATCGGACTCGGTAAAACAGGGTACGGAATCGGACGTGAATGCCATCGGCAATCGCAAGGTGGGCCACGGCCCGGATATGTACTCCATCCAGCACGAAATCGCCCTGGGCAAACAGCTTTCCATGGAAATTGAGAAATCTTCCAAGCTCATAACAGACCCCGTGGTCGTTGCCTATGTGAACAAAGTTGGCCAGAACATCGTGCGCAACTCCGACGCGCAGGTGCCCTTTACGATCAAAGTGATCGATGACGAGCACTTCAATGCGTTTGCGTTGCCGGGCGGATTCTTTTACGTCCAGACTGGCGTGATTCTGCACGCGGATAACGAAGCCGAGTTGGCCGCGGTGATGGGGCATGAAATCGCGCACGTTTGCGCGCGCCACGAAACGCGAAACGCCACGAAGGCCAACATTTTGCAAATCGCCTCTATCCCGCTGATTATGACCTTGCCGGGAACCATGGCGGGATATGGAATCTATGAGGGCATGAACTTCGCCATTCCAATGACGTATCTCAAGTTTTCGCGAGATGCGGAGCGCGAGGCGGATTATCTTGGAATCCAGTATATGTACAAGGCCGGTTACGACCCGAACGCGTTTGTGATGGCGTTTGAAAAGGTGGAGGCAGAAGAGAAGAAGCAGCCGGGCACGATCCCGAAGATCTTCGATACGCATCCCCCGACACCGGATCGCATCGAGGCGGCGCAGAAGGAAATTGCTACGATTCTGCCGCCGCGCCAGGAATACATCGTTTCCACGTCAGAATTCGATCAAGTGAAAGCGCGCATTATTCAGATCGAGTCAGGCGAGAAGATTCAGGAGCTCCACGACCAAAAGCCGACGCTGAAGACCAAACAGGAGCAGCAAAAGGCTCAGCAGCAAGGACAGCAGCAAGGCCAGGGCGATGATGCGCCGGTGCTGAAGCGCCGTCCGCAATAG
- a CDS encoding amidohydrolase family protein encodes MTAIQLSLLIFVVFPSISSAQTPREEFVRAGKLVDVHSGRILDNMTILIQGDQIDRVARADEITIPEGATVIDLSHAYVLPGLIDAHEHIFLTGEDNGRYDEQLLKESYQYRTIEAIKNAWRDLDAGFTSMRDCETEGAMYSDVDVQMAIFRGLIPGPRLWVATRAMSVTGSYPLLGYSPEVNVPSGVQIVDGPDEARKAVRQQIKYGADFIKVYGTGGYRFTAEGKMVSTPTFTPEELQAIVGEAHRWGLKVACHAYSDPGLRNCVDAGVDSIEHGLDLSDYDIQQMKAKGIWLVPTLYVYELIAKEDLKPSDGAASRASIHEASFKKALAAGIKIAFGTDAGPFPHGTQAKEFESMVKYGMTPLQAIQAATLGAAEVMDPYEPYGLANGKQDDEYSNPRFTTHLWSKSVGAIDPTKYADIIAVDDNPLDDVTQLEHVKFVMKGGVVYKNDFVNPPVDKLIQ; translated from the coding sequence ATGACGGCAATACAACTTTCGTTGCTCATTTTTGTGGTTTTTCCGAGCATCAGTTCCGCGCAAACGCCGAGGGAGGAGTTTGTCCGCGCTGGAAAATTGGTAGACGTGCATTCGGGCCGAATTCTCGACAACATGACCATCCTGATTCAGGGAGACCAGATCGACCGTGTGGCGAGGGCTGACGAAATTACGATTCCGGAGGGTGCGACGGTCATCGACCTTTCTCATGCTTACGTCTTGCCCGGGCTGATCGACGCTCATGAGCACATCTTCCTGACCGGCGAAGACAATGGCCGCTACGACGAGCAGCTTCTGAAAGAGTCGTATCAGTACCGCACTATCGAAGCGATCAAAAACGCATGGCGCGACTTGGATGCTGGATTCACATCAATGCGCGATTGCGAAACCGAAGGCGCAATGTACAGCGACGTGGACGTCCAAATGGCAATTTTCCGCGGATTGATTCCCGGACCACGATTGTGGGTCGCCACGCGCGCGATGTCTGTCACGGGAAGTTACCCTTTGCTGGGATATTCGCCCGAGGTCAATGTGCCGAGCGGAGTTCAGATCGTCGACGGACCCGATGAAGCGCGCAAGGCTGTGCGCCAACAGATCAAATATGGTGCGGACTTCATAAAGGTATACGGAACCGGTGGTTATCGATTTACCGCGGAAGGAAAAATGGTCAGCACTCCCACGTTCACGCCTGAGGAGCTGCAAGCCATTGTGGGCGAGGCGCATCGTTGGGGGCTTAAAGTAGCGTGCCATGCCTATAGCGATCCGGGACTGCGCAATTGCGTGGACGCGGGCGTGGATTCGATTGAACATGGGCTCGACTTGAGCGATTACGATATTCAACAGATGAAAGCTAAAGGAATTTGGCTTGTGCCCACGCTTTATGTCTACGAGCTTATTGCGAAAGAAGACTTGAAACCGTCGGATGGCGCCGCGAGCCGGGCGAGCATACACGAAGCCAGTTTCAAAAAAGCTCTCGCCGCCGGAATTAAAATCGCATTCGGAACGGACGCGGGACCGTTTCCGCATGGCACACAAGCGAAAGAGTTCGAATCCATGGTGAAGTACGGAATGACACCGCTGCAAGCCATTCAAGCGGCAACGCTCGGCGCGGCCGAAGTGATGGACCCATACGAACCTTACGGCCTCGCCAACGGAAAACAAGATGATGAATACTCAAACCCTCGTTTCACAACACACCTTTGGTCGAAAAGTGTCGGGGCGATTGATCCGACCAAATACGCGGACATCATCGCCGTGGATGACAATCCGCTTGATGACGTCACACAGCTGGAACATGTGAAATTCGTGATGAAGGGCGGAGTAGTCTACAAGAATGATTTTGTGAACCCGCCTGTGGATAAACTGATCCAGTAG
- a CDS encoding CHC2 zinc finger domain-containing protein: MRNDYRKTSGDATPKLPSPMLSAARVKARVSLAEYIEVSLNIRLRKRGRNLWMRCPFHSERHPSFAVRPDLNLFYCFGCSRGGDVFTFEMLRSSCAFPDAIRRVAEFAALNPADLSLRWKPGEVCPRVEGSKVRAFFAKPPKAAEPALRSKAVGPKARSMIGKRIALRQIAGPRAIPVGKLPPPACAADRASLLETTG, from the coding sequence ATGCGAAACGATTACCGCAAAACGTCCGGTGACGCAACCCCAAAGTTGCCGTCGCCTATGCTGTCGGCGGCGCGAGTCAAAGCCCGCGTCTCGCTGGCCGAGTACATCGAAGTATCGCTCAACATCCGGCTTCGCAAACGCGGGCGCAATCTGTGGATGCGCTGCCCATTCCATTCTGAGCGTCATCCGTCATTCGCCGTCCGGCCTGACCTGAATCTCTTCTACTGTTTCGGCTGTTCGCGTGGTGGCGACGTGTTCACGTTCGAGATGCTGCGCTCAAGCTGCGCATTCCCCGATGCGATCCGTCGCGTGGCCGAGTTCGCAGCCTTGAATCCAGCAGACTTATCTCTTCGCTGGAAGCCGGGCGAAGTATGTCCGCGCGTCGAGGGGTCAAAGGTTCGAGCGTTTTTTGCGAAGCCGCCGAAGGCGGCTGAGCCTGCCTTGCGAAGCAAGGCAGTAGGGCCGAAGGCCCGTAGCATGATTGGAAAGCGCATCGCGCTGCGCCAGATCGCCGGGCCGCGTGCAATTCCCGTTGGTAAGCTCCCGCCGCCAGCGTGCGCGGCTGACCGGGCTTCTTTACTTGAGACAACAGGATAA
- the hemL gene encoding glutamate-1-semialdehyde 2,1-aminomutase, whose protein sequence is MASRPDMKISKTNELIQRAEASLVDGVNSPVRAFRSVGGDPLIVERASGAHIWDVDGREYIDFIGSWGALILGHAHPAIVAAIQEQAARGTSYGVTTELEIELAERVKRAIPSIEKIRFVSSGTEATMSAVRLARGFTKRDLILKFDGCYHGHADSFLSEAGSGLATLGIASSAGVPEALAALTLSIPYNDLAAVEKMFVTHKNKIAAVIVEPIAANMGVGMPEPGFLAGLRDITRRAEALLIFDEVITGFRLCYGGAQSLYKIEPDLTTLGKIIGGGLPVAAYGGRADIMNHVAPLGSVYQAGTLSGNPLAMRAGIEVLKLLKVPKFYEKLNVHAAKFMDEIRRTVQESGVPARVNSAGTLATVFFASQPVTDYASAKKSNTRHYAAFFRAMLERGMLLAPSQFEALFVSSAHSDADLQRAVVATKESLRTVAALPE, encoded by the coding sequence ATGGCCTCTCGCCCCGACATGAAAATTTCGAAAACCAATGAACTCATACAACGTGCCGAAGCATCGCTCGTCGACGGCGTAAACAGCCCTGTGCGAGCGTTTCGCTCCGTTGGCGGCGACCCACTGATTGTGGAACGCGCTTCAGGAGCACACATCTGGGATGTCGATGGTCGCGAATACATAGACTTTATCGGCTCATGGGGCGCTTTGATTTTGGGCCACGCGCATCCGGCGATTGTCGCTGCGATTCAAGAGCAAGCCGCGCGTGGAACGAGCTACGGCGTCACCACGGAATTGGAAATCGAGCTTGCCGAACGTGTGAAACGCGCGATCCCTTCCATCGAGAAAATTCGCTTCGTCAGCTCCGGCACGGAAGCGACGATGTCCGCTGTGCGTCTTGCCCGCGGTTTTACGAAGCGCGATTTGATTTTGAAATTCGACGGCTGCTACCACGGCCACGCGGACAGTTTCCTTTCCGAAGCCGGCTCGGGTCTCGCGACGCTCGGGATCGCTTCGAGTGCTGGCGTTCCCGAAGCGCTCGCTGCACTAACATTGAGCATTCCCTATAACGATCTGGCGGCCGTCGAGAAAATGTTTGTTACGCATAAGAACAAGATCGCTGCAGTGATTGTCGAGCCAATCGCGGCGAATATGGGCGTCGGTATGCCTGAGCCCGGATTTCTAGCGGGGCTGCGCGACATCACTCGGCGCGCCGAGGCGCTGCTGATTTTCGACGAAGTGATCACTGGATTTCGTCTGTGTTATGGGGGCGCGCAATCACTTTACAAAATAGAGCCTGACCTCACCACGCTGGGCAAAATCATTGGCGGCGGATTGCCCGTCGCTGCGTATGGCGGTCGCGCAGATATCATGAATCATGTCGCGCCATTGGGATCCGTATATCAGGCCGGCACGCTTTCTGGAAATCCGCTGGCCATGCGCGCGGGAATCGAAGTCTTGAAGCTCCTGAAAGTGCCAAAGTTCTACGAGAAATTGAACGTTCACGCGGCAAAATTCATGGATGAGATACGCCGCACCGTACAGGAATCTGGTGTACCAGCGCGGGTGAACTCAGCCGGAACGCTGGCAACGGTATTCTTCGCTTCGCAACCGGTCACTGATTACGCCAGCGCGAAAAAATCGAACACCCGCCATTATGCTGCGTTTTTCCGCGCCATGCTGGAACGCGGCATGCTCCTGGCGCCGTCGCAATTCGAGGCGCTATTCGTTTCCTCAGCTCACAGCGATGCCGACCTCCAACGCGCTGTGGTTGCAACGAAAGAGTCACTCAGGACGGTCGCGGCGCTCCCAGAGTGA
- a CDS encoding DUF507 family protein yields the protein MRLSREKTVRLSHRIIELLVTIDDLDFVEDRDTIRQEIVTILQELLKQEEQVDAEVRAKIASQKKEILEGSEEWDILYRRYYAESLKRMGVADVPAEQRR from the coding sequence ATGCGACTGAGCCGCGAAAAAACGGTACGCCTCTCTCACCGCATCATCGAGCTTTTGGTCACAATCGATGACCTCGATTTCGTCGAAGATCGCGACACCATCCGGCAGGAAATCGTCACTATTCTTCAGGAATTGCTGAAACAGGAAGAGCAGGTGGATGCGGAAGTTCGCGCCAAAATCGCTTCTCAGAAGAAGGAAATCCTCGAAGGCAGCGAAGAATGGGACATCCTTTATCGCCGCTATTACGCCGAGTCACTCAAACGCATGGGCGTTGCCGACGTCCCCGCTGAACAACGCCGCTAG
- a CDS encoding alpha-ketoacid dehydrogenase subunit beta, which produces MARTLTMIEAITEAMAQEMERDERVFVMGEDIGLSGGVFKATAGLYDKFGEERVLDTPLAEGNIIASAVGASMVGLRPIAEIQFADFITPAMESIVQQASKIRYRSAGGYGCSLTVRICCGGGTGGGLYHSQENASWFVHEPGLKVVMPSTPYDAKGLLLAAIRDPNPVLYFEHKKLYRTAKGDVPEGDYTVPIGKAETRRQGRDMTVVTYGYMTSLCLEAAEQMSKNGVEAEVIDLRTLSPLDRDTVLESVRRTNKCLIVHEDKRTLGIGGEISAIIAEEAFEDLDGPIVRITGPDVPAIPFAPPLEHAWMVNTEKIVAGMQKLAAY; this is translated from the coding sequence ATGGCACGTACTCTGACAATGATTGAAGCCATCACGGAAGCGATGGCGCAGGAGATGGAGCGCGACGAGCGCGTCTTCGTGATGGGCGAAGACATCGGGCTTTCCGGCGGCGTGTTCAAGGCCACGGCGGGGCTCTACGACAAATTCGGCGAGGAACGCGTATTGGATACACCGCTCGCTGAAGGAAACATTATCGCATCGGCGGTAGGAGCTTCGATGGTGGGGCTGCGGCCGATTGCAGAAATCCAGTTTGCGGACTTCATCACGCCAGCGATGGAATCGATCGTGCAGCAGGCATCGAAAATTCGCTATCGCAGCGCGGGAGGCTACGGCTGTTCGCTGACGGTGCGCATTTGCTGCGGCGGAGGAACGGGCGGCGGGCTTTACCATTCGCAGGAAAATGCATCGTGGTTCGTGCACGAGCCGGGATTGAAGGTAGTGATGCCGTCGACGCCATACGACGCGAAAGGACTGCTGCTCGCAGCAATTCGCGATCCGAATCCGGTGCTCTACTTCGAGCACAAGAAGCTCTATCGCACGGCAAAAGGCGATGTTCCCGAAGGCGATTACACGGTGCCGATCGGCAAGGCCGAGACTCGACGGCAGGGCCGCGACATGACCGTCGTGACGTATGGCTATATGACTTCGCTGTGCCTGGAAGCGGCGGAGCAGATGTCAAAGAATGGCGTCGAAGCCGAAGTCATCGATCTGCGGACGCTTTCGCCGCTGGATCGAGATACAGTGCTCGAGTCGGTCCGGCGCACGAATAAATGCCTGATCGTGCACGAAGACAAGCGGACGCTCGGCATCGGCGGAGAGATTTCCGCGATTATTGCCGAGGAGGCATTCGAAGATCTCGACGGGCCGATTGTGCGCATCACAGGGCCGGATGTCCCGGCGATTCCGTTCGCGCCGCCGCTCGAACATGCGTGGATGGTGAATACCGAAAAAATTGTCGCGGGGATGCAGAAGCTCGCGGCGTATTAA
- a CDS encoding pseudouridine synthase has protein sequence MAHKDKIRRVGLARALSKMGYCSRSRAFELIRAGRVRVNDTVKRDPEFPVRFEHDPIEVDGKEIRVEGRVYLMLNKPRGIITTAADEKGRETVYAKLADGMAWVAPVGRLDKASEGLLLLTNDSEWASRVTAPETHLDKTYHVQVNAIADAGIIERLKKGVRSESGQPLRVKRAEILRRGEKNSWFMIVLDEGKNRQIRRVFEALGIEVLRLVRVAIGPLALGELPKGNYRSLTTKEKQMLDSAMERGD, from the coding sequence TTGGCTCACAAAGACAAAATCCGGCGCGTCGGATTGGCGCGCGCGCTTTCCAAGATGGGCTATTGCTCGCGCTCGCGCGCGTTTGAGTTGATTCGGGCGGGGCGCGTGCGAGTCAATGACACCGTGAAACGCGATCCGGAGTTTCCAGTGCGGTTTGAGCACGATCCGATTGAGGTGGATGGAAAAGAGATCCGCGTCGAAGGCAGAGTTTACCTCATGTTGAACAAACCACGCGGGATCATCACAACGGCCGCCGATGAGAAGGGCCGCGAAACGGTCTATGCAAAATTAGCGGACGGAATGGCTTGGGTTGCGCCCGTGGGACGACTCGATAAAGCGAGCGAAGGGCTCCTGCTGCTGACGAACGATTCCGAATGGGCATCTCGCGTTACCGCACCGGAGACGCATCTGGACAAGACGTATCACGTACAGGTCAATGCCATAGCCGATGCGGGGATAATCGAAAGACTTAAAAAAGGCGTACGGAGCGAAAGCGGCCAACCGCTGCGCGTGAAACGCGCAGAGATTTTGCGGCGCGGAGAGAAAAATTCGTGGTTCATGATTGTGCTCGACGAGGGGAAAAATCGCCAGATACGAAGAGTCTTCGAAGCGCTGGGGATCGAAGTTTTGCGCCTTGTCCGTGTGGCGATTGGGCCGCTGGCTTTAGGAGAATTGCCAAAAGGAAACTATCGTTCGCTCACAACCAAAGAAAAGCAAATGCTGGACAGTGCTATGGAACGCGGTGACTGA
- the bshB1 gene encoding bacillithiol biosynthesis deacetylase BshB1 — protein MKLDLLAIAAHPDDVELTCGGTLIKMGQKGYKTGVLDLTRGEMGTRGTPETRLHEAAQAARIMGLKMRANLGLPDARLEVNERYRFAIAAKIREWQPHTVILPYWEGRHPDHYTASRLAYEGCFLAGLKQIALPGEAFRPFKILYSTTYDESVRPSFAVDITAQFERRRQAILAYESQFRPKKRDKRSKVHIPLDALENRVNLTSRYYGRMIGVQYAEPFLVREVMQIEDVVKMPVRSI, from the coding sequence ATGAAACTCGATTTGCTGGCGATTGCGGCGCATCCGGATGACGTCGAGCTGACGTGTGGCGGGACGCTCATCAAGATGGGACAGAAGGGTTATAAAACTGGAGTGCTCGATTTGACGCGCGGAGAAATGGGCACGCGCGGGACACCGGAAACACGGCTGCACGAAGCGGCGCAGGCGGCGAGGATCATGGGATTGAAGATGCGGGCGAATCTGGGATTGCCGGACGCGCGACTCGAAGTCAACGAGCGATACAGGTTTGCCATTGCGGCAAAGATTCGAGAATGGCAGCCGCACACGGTGATTCTGCCCTATTGGGAGGGACGACATCCGGATCATTACACAGCCTCTCGCCTGGCCTACGAAGGCTGTTTTCTAGCGGGGCTGAAACAGATTGCCCTGCCCGGCGAGGCCTTCCGGCCGTTCAAGATTTTGTACTCGACGACCTATGATGAAAGCGTGCGCCCGTCGTTTGCCGTAGATATCACAGCACAATTCGAGCGGCGGCGGCAGGCGATATTGGCATACGAATCGCAGTTTCGCCCTAAGAAACGAGACAAGAGATCCAAGGTTCACATACCGCTCGATGCTCTGGAGAACCGGGTGAATTTGACGTCGCGCTATTACGGGCGAATGATCGGCGTGCAATACGCGGAGCCGTTCCTGGTGCGGGAAGTGATGCAAATCGAGGACGTTGTGAAGATGCCGGTGCGGTCGATTTAA